A section of the candidate division KSB1 bacterium genome encodes:
- a CDS encoding DUF427 domain-containing protein, translated as MKATWNGVILAESDQTIVIEGNHYFPPDAIRREHFADNATHTTCPWKGIASYYDVVVDGKINAGAAWYYLQPKDAARQIENYVAFWRGVKVEQ; from the coding sequence ATGAAAGCCACCTGGAACGGGGTCATCCTGGCCGAGAGCGATCAGACCATTGTGATCGAAGGCAATCACTACTTCCCACCGGATGCTATCCGGCGCGAACACTTCGCCGATAACGCCACACACACTACCTGCCCCTGGAAGGGCATAGCCAGTTATTACGATGTGGTCGTTGACGGCAAAATCAATGCCGGTGCAGCCTGGTACTATCTCCAACCGAAGGACGCCGCCCGGCAGATCGAGAACTACGTCGCGTTCTGGCGCGGTGTGAAGGTGGAGCAATGA
- a CDS encoding YceI family protein, translating to MTWQLDLSHSSVQFVARHMMLSKARGEFQKFTVEFNLDQDQPENTTVEARIDASSIDTRDAQRDAHLKSPDFLNAAEFPELVFKSTRVERTGEATAKLHGELTIRGVTKPVVLDVEYLGTSKSPWGATALGFEANAKINREDWGLTWNVALETGGWLVSKEINVHIEAEFVQQA from the coding sequence ATGACTTGGCAACTCGATCTTTCCCACAGTTCCGTTCAGTTTGTGGCGCGCCACATGATGTTATCGAAAGCGCGAGGCGAATTTCAGAAGTTCACAGTTGAGTTCAATCTGGACCAGGACCAGCCGGAGAACACCACCGTTGAAGCACGAATAGACGCCAGCAGCATCGACACGCGTGACGCCCAGCGCGACGCCCATCTGAAGTCCCCCGACTTCCTTAACGCGGCCGAGTTCCCTGAACTGGTCTTCAAGAGCACCCGTGTCGAACGCACCGGTGAAGCGACGGCCAAGCTTCATGGTGAACTGACCATCCGCGGCGTGACCAAGCCGGTGGTGCTTGACGTGGAATACCTGGGCACATCCAAGTCCCCGTGGGGCGCCACGGCGCTGGGTTTTGAAGCTAACGCCAAGATTAATCGCGAAGATTGGGGCCTGACCTGGAATGTGGCCTTGGAGACCGGCGGCTGGCTGGTGAGCAAAGAGATCAACGTCCACATCGAGGCCGAATTCGTCCAGCAAGCGTAA